One stretch of Streptomyces sp. NBC_00443 DNA includes these proteins:
- a CDS encoding response regulator — translation MVQKAKILLVDDRPENLLALEAILSALDQTLVRASSGEEALKALLTDDFAVILLDVQMPGMDGFETAAHIKRRERTRDIPIIFLTAINHGPHHTFRGYAAGAVDYISKPFDPWVLRAKVSVFVELYMKNCQLREQAALLRLQLEGGGKASGADSKEPAGLLAELSARLAAVEEQAEALSKQLDDDSADAAAVATAAHLERKLTGLRRALDALEPGTGSASSVPSQN, via the coding sequence ATGGTGCAGAAGGCCAAGATCCTCCTGGTCGATGACCGGCCGGAGAATCTGCTGGCGCTGGAGGCGATCCTCTCTGCGCTCGATCAGACCCTGGTGCGGGCATCGTCCGGGGAGGAAGCGCTCAAAGCACTGCTGACGGACGACTTCGCGGTCATTCTGCTGGACGTCCAGATGCCGGGAATGGACGGTTTCGAAACCGCGGCGCACATCAAGCGGCGAGAACGGACCCGCGATATTCCGATCATCTTCCTCACCGCGATCAACCACGGCCCGCACCACACCTTCCGCGGCTACGCGGCGGGTGCGGTGGACTACATCTCCAAGCCGTTCGACCCGTGGGTGCTGCGGGCGAAGGTCTCGGTGTTCGTCGAGCTGTACATGAAGAACTGCCAGCTGCGTGAGCAGGCGGCGCTGCTGCGGCTCCAGTTGGAGGGCGGCGGCAAGGCCTCGGGTGCCGACTCCAAGGAGCCGGCGGGGCTGCTGGCCGAGCTGTCGGCGCGGCTGGCCGCAGTCGAGGAGCAGGCCGAGGCGCTGTCCAAGCAGCTTGACGACGACTCGGCCGATGCGGCCGCGGTGGCCACGGCGGCTCATCTCGAACGCAAACTCACCGGGTTGCGGCGGGCGCTCGACGCGCTGGAGCCGGGCACCGGCAGCGCGTCGTCGGTTCCCTCGCAGAACTGA
- a CDS encoding DNA translocase FtsK yields the protein MASRPSAAKKPPAKKAASSAKAPAKKAAAKKAPAKKAPAKRTAAKKAAPAPKPAPNPTGGIYRLVRAVWLGLAHAVGAVFRGIGQGAKNLDPAHRKDGIALLLLGLALIVAAGTWSNLRGPVGDLVEIIVTGAFGRLDLLVPILLAVVAVRFIRHPEQPEANGRIVIGLSALVIGVLGQVHVAVGSPARSDGMQAIRDAGGLIGWGAATPLTYAMGEVLAVPLLVLLTIFGLLVVTATPVNAIPQRLRLLGVKLGILPDPEEDDEYTDDDDRYDDQWRESLPAARSRKRRPAPEAYDPESAEQEALTRRRGRPRRSAVPQPEMQRPMDAVDVAAAAAAALDGAVLHGMPPSPIVADLTQGVSVGDRAETTPVPTPVPAARPKQEKLPKSEPANLAKAEVPDLTRAAPEQMRDLPARAEQLQLSGDITYSLPSLDLLERGGPGKSRSAANDAIVESLTTVFTEFKVDARVTGFTRGPTVTRYEVELGPAVKVERITALTKNIAYAVASPDVRIISPIPGKSAVGIEIPNTDREMVNLGDVLRLAAAAEDDHPMLVALGKDVEGGYVMANIAKMPHVLVAGATGSGKSSCINCLITSVMMRATPEDVRMVLVDPKRVELTAYEGIPHLITPIITNPKRAAEALQWVVREMDLRYDDLAAYGYRHIDDFNEAVRNGKVKSPEGSERELQPYPYLLVIVDELADLMMVAPRDVEDAIVRITQLARAAGIHLVLATQRPSVDVVTGLIKANVPSRLAFATSSLADSRVILDQPGAEKLIGKGDGLFLPMGANKPTRMQGAFVTEEEVAVVVQHCKDQMAPVFRDDVVVGTKQKKEIDEDIGDDLDLLCQAAELVVSTQFGSTSMLQRKLRVGFAKAGRLMDLMESRNIVGPSEGSKARDVLVKPDELDGVLALIRGEA from the coding sequence ATGGCCTCACGTCCCTCCGCAGCCAAGAAGCCGCCCGCAAAGAAGGCGGCCTCTTCGGCGAAGGCACCGGCGAAGAAGGCCGCCGCCAAGAAAGCCCCCGCGAAGAAGGCGCCGGCCAAGAGGACCGCGGCGAAGAAAGCCGCGCCCGCGCCGAAGCCGGCGCCCAACCCCACCGGGGGCATCTACCGCCTCGTACGCGCCGTATGGCTCGGGCTCGCTCACGCGGTCGGCGCGGTCTTCCGCGGCATAGGGCAGGGCGCGAAGAACCTCGACCCCGCCCATCGCAAGGACGGCATCGCGCTGTTGCTCCTCGGGCTCGCGCTGATCGTCGCCGCGGGTACCTGGTCCAATCTGCGCGGTCCTGTCGGCGACCTCGTCGAGATCATCGTGACCGGCGCCTTCGGCCGGCTCGACCTGCTCGTGCCGATACTGCTCGCCGTCGTCGCCGTACGGTTCATCCGGCACCCCGAGCAGCCCGAGGCCAACGGCCGTATCGTCATCGGCCTGTCCGCGCTCGTCATCGGCGTGCTCGGCCAGGTCCACGTCGCCGTCGGCTCGCCCGCGCGCAGCGACGGCATGCAGGCCATAAGGGACGCCGGCGGGCTGATCGGCTGGGGCGCGGCGACTCCGCTGACGTACGCCATGGGCGAGGTCCTCGCCGTACCGCTGCTCGTGCTGCTCACGATCTTCGGTCTGCTGGTCGTCACGGCCACCCCGGTCAACGCCATCCCGCAGCGGCTGCGGCTGCTCGGGGTGAAGCTCGGGATCCTGCCCGACCCCGAAGAGGACGACGAGTACACCGACGACGACGATCGCTACGACGACCAGTGGCGCGAGTCGCTGCCTGCGGCGCGGAGTCGCAAACGCCGTCCGGCCCCCGAGGCGTACGACCCCGAGAGCGCCGAGCAGGAGGCTCTCACGCGGCGTCGCGGCCGTCCGAGGCGCTCGGCGGTGCCGCAGCCCGAGATGCAACGCCCCATGGACGCTGTGGACGTCGCTGCGGCCGCCGCAGCCGCGCTCGACGGCGCCGTCCTGCACGGGATGCCGCCCTCGCCGATCGTCGCCGACCTCACCCAGGGCGTGAGCGTGGGCGACCGCGCGGAGACCACTCCGGTGCCGACGCCGGTCCCGGCCGCGCGGCCCAAGCAGGAGAAGCTCCCCAAGTCCGAGCCGGCGAACCTCGCCAAGGCCGAGGTCCCGGACCTCACCAGGGCCGCGCCCGAGCAGATGCGCGACCTGCCCGCGCGCGCCGAACAGCTCCAGCTGTCCGGTGACATCACGTACTCGCTCCCGTCGCTCGACCTCCTCGAGCGCGGCGGCCCCGGAAAGTCGCGCAGCGCTGCCAACGACGCCATCGTCGAGTCGCTCACCACCGTCTTCACCGAGTTCAAGGTCGACGCCCGCGTCACCGGCTTCACGCGCGGGCCGACGGTCACGCGCTACGAGGTCGAGCTCGGGCCGGCCGTGAAGGTCGAGCGGATCACCGCGCTGACGAAGAACATCGCGTACGCGGTCGCCAGCCCGGACGTGCGGATCATCAGCCCGATCCCCGGCAAGTCCGCGGTCGGCATCGAGATCCCCAACACCGACCGCGAGATGGTCAATCTCGGTGACGTGCTGCGCCTCGCGGCCGCCGCCGAGGACGACCACCCGATGCTGGTCGCGCTCGGCAAGGACGTCGAGGGCGGCTACGTGATGGCCAACATCGCGAAGATGCCGCATGTGCTGGTTGCCGGTGCGACCGGTTCCGGTAAGTCGTCCTGCATTAACTGCTTGATCACTTCGGTGATGATGCGGGCGACGCCGGAGGACGTCCGCATGGTCCTGGTCGACCCCAAGCGCGTCGAGCTGACCGCCTACGAGGGCATCCCGCACCTGATCACGCCGATCATCACCAACCCGAAGCGGGCCGCCGAGGCGCTCCAGTGGGTCGTACGGGAGATGGACCTTCGGTACGACGACCTGGCAGCGTACGGCTACCGGCACATCGACGACTTCAACGAAGCCGTTCGCAACGGCAAGGTGAAGTCGCCGGAGGGCAGTGAGCGCGAGCTTCAGCCGTACCCGTACCTGCTGGTCATCGTGGACGAGCTTGCCGACCTGATGATGGTCGCGCCGCGCGACGTCGAGGACGCGATCGTGCGTATCACGCAGCTCGCGCGCGCGGCCGGCATCCACCTGGTGCTCGCCACGCAGCGGCCGTCCGTCGACGTCGTCACCGGTCTCATCAAGGCGAACGTCCCCTCACGGCTCGCGTTCGCCACCTCCTCGCTCGCGGACTCGCGCGTCATCCTCGACCAGCCCGGCGCCGAGAAGCTGATCGGCAAGGGCGACGGGCTGTTCCTGCCGATGGGCGCCAACAAGCCCACGCGTATGCAGGGCGCGTTCGTGACCGAGGAGGAGGTCGCGGTCGTCGTCCAGCACTGCAAGGACCAGATGGCGCCGGTCTTCCGGGACGACGTCGTCGTAGGGACGAAGCAGAAGAAGGAGATCGACGAGGACATCGGGGACGACCTCGATCTGCTGTGCCAGGCGGCCGAGCTGGTGGTCTCCACGCAGTTCGGTTCGACGTCGATGCTCCAGCGCAAGCTGCGGGTCGGGTTCGCCAAGGCGGGGCGGCTGATGGACCTCATGGAGTCCCGCAACATCGTCGGACCGAGCGAGGGCTCCAAGGCTCGTGACGTTCTTGTGAAACCTGATGAGCTGGACGGAGTGCTCGCGCTGATCCGCGGGGAGGCTTAA
- a CDS encoding helix-turn-helix domain-containing protein, with amino-acid sequence MSIGNSPEDERPFEDVSEEARPSIGRALQQARIDAGLTVDDVTNATRVRIAIVHAIEADDFAACGGDVYARGHIRTLAKAVHLDPAPLLAQYDDSHGGRPAPTPAAPLFEAERIRPERRGPNWTAAMVAAIVAVIGFVGFTAFKGEDEGGKSAVAEGGSTPTAEKTTPTPKTDKPKDPKPSDSAIAAVPQDKVTVQVSAADGRSWVAIKDHNGRLLFDGLLKQGDSKTFQDSEKINLVLGDAGAIDLYVNGKKIEDDWQPGAVERLTYTKGDPQAG; translated from the coding sequence GTGTCCATCGGCAACTCCCCTGAAGACGAGCGTCCGTTCGAAGACGTGTCCGAGGAAGCCCGCCCCTCGATCGGCCGTGCCCTCCAGCAGGCCCGTATCGATGCCGGGCTGACTGTCGACGACGTCACCAATGCCACCCGGGTCCGGATCGCCATCGTGCATGCCATCGAGGCGGACGACTTCGCCGCCTGCGGCGGTGACGTGTACGCCCGTGGACACATCCGGACCCTGGCGAAAGCCGTCCACCTCGATCCTGCCCCGCTCCTCGCCCAGTACGACGACTCGCACGGCGGACGACCGGCGCCGACCCCGGCCGCCCCTCTGTTCGAGGCGGAGCGCATCCGTCCCGAGCGGCGCGGGCCCAACTGGACCGCGGCCATGGTCGCCGCGATCGTCGCCGTGATCGGGTTCGTCGGGTTCACCGCGTTCAAGGGCGAGGACGAGGGTGGCAAGTCGGCGGTCGCCGAGGGCGGCTCGACGCCGACGGCCGAGAAGACCACGCCCACGCCGAAGACCGACAAGCCCAAGGACCCGAAGCCGTCGGACAGCGCCATCGCCGCCGTCCCCCAGGACAAGGTGACCGTCCAGGTCAGCGCCGCCGACGGAAGGAGCTGGGTCGCCATCAAGGACCACAACGGCCGGCTCCTCTTCGACGGCCTCCTCAAGCAGGGCGACTCCAAGACCTTCCAGGACAGCGAGAAGATCAACCTCGTTCTCGGTGACGCCGGCGCGATCGACCTCTACGTCAACGGCAAGAAGATCGAGGACGACTGGCAGCCGGGCGCCGTGGAGCGCCTCACGTACACGAAGGGCGACCCGCAGGCCGGATAA